The Algihabitans albus genome window below encodes:
- a CDS encoding c-type cytochrome, translating to MAGEARYAETCVTCHGNAGKGMASFPAIVGRDADYIAGRLMQYRAKEKVGPNSAIMMSWADKLSDEEIANLAAYISVTFR from the coding sequence ATGGCCGGAGAAGCGAGGTATGCGGAAACCTGTGTCACCTGCCACGGTAACGCGGGAAAAGGCATGGCGAGTTTCCCGGCGATTGTCGGCAGGGATGCGGACTACATCGCAGGTCGGCTGATGCAGTATCGCGCCAAAGAGAAGGTGGGGCCCAACTCCGCCATCATGATGTCCTGGGCCGATAAGCTGTCCGATGAGGAAATCGCCAATCTTGCTGCCTATATTTCGGTGACCTTTCGATAG